The Cervus canadensis isolate Bull #8, Minnesota chromosome 29, ASM1932006v1, whole genome shotgun sequence genome includes a window with the following:
- the LOC122430956 gene encoding olfactory receptor 145-like produces the protein MAPGNDSFVTEFILLGLTDQSDLQLPLFFLFLGMYMVTVLGNLGLIILIALNSHLHTPMYFFLFNLSSIDLCYSSVFTPKMLINFTSKKNTISYMGCMTQLYFYCFFVISECYLLTSMAYDRYVAICKPLLYNVIMSPKVCSSLMLGSYLMAFSGAMAHTGCMLRLTFCDANTINHYFCDILPLLQLSCTSTYINELEMFIVVGTNIIVPSLTIFVSYGLILSNILRVKSTEGRSKAFSTCSSHIITVSLSFGSGAFMYLKPSSAVSMDEGKISSVFYTNTVPFLNPLIYSMRNKDVKHALRKTLRRRQF, from the coding sequence ATGGCTCCTGGaaatgactcttttgtgactgaaTTCATTCTGTTGGGATTAACAGACCAATCAGATCTCCAACTCCCTCTATTCTTCCTGTTTCTAGGAATGTACATGGTCACTGTATTGGGAAATTTGGGATTGATAATCCTAATTGCACTGAATTCACAcctgcacacccccatgtacttttttctctttaacttgTCCTCTATAGACCTCTGTTATTCTTCTGTGTTTACGCCAAAAATGCTAATTAATTTCACATCAAAGAAGAATACTATTTCTTATATGGGGTGCATGACTCAGCTCTacttttactgtttttttgtcatttctgaaTGCTATCTGCTGACAtcaatggcctatgaccgctatgtggccatctgtaagccacTTTTGTATAATGTTATCATGTCCCCTAAAGTGTGTTCCAGCCTTATGCTTGGTTCATACTTGATGGCGTTTTCTGGTGCCATGGCTCACACTGGATGCATGCTGAGACTGACCTTCTGTGATGCAAACACCATCAACCATTATTTCTGTGACATCCTCCCTCTGCTCCAGCTCTCCTGCACAAGTACCTACATCAATGAATTGGAAATGTTCATCGTGGTGGGCACCAACATCATTGTGCCCAGCCTCACCATCTTTGTCTCTTATGGTCTTATCCTCTCTAACATCCTCCGTGTCAAGTCCACGGAGGGCAGGTCCAAAGCCTTCAGCACCTGCAGTTCCCACATCATTACTGTTTCTCTGTCCTTTGGATCAGGGGCATTTATGTATCTCAAACCATCTTCTGCTGTGTCTATGGATGAGGGTAAAATCTCTTCTGTCTTTTATACCAATACTGTTCCCTTCCTTAACCCATTAATTTACAGCATGAGGAACAAAGATGTCAAACATGCTCTGAGAAAAACCCTGAGGAGGAGACAGTTTTGA
- the LOC122430983 gene encoding olfactory receptor 147-like — MAPGNYSFVTEFILLGLTDLPDLQFPLFLLFLGMYMVTVLGNFGLIILIVLNSHLHTPMYFFLFNLSFIDLCYSSVFTPKMLINFISKKNIISYMGCMTQLYFFCFFVISEIYVLISMAYDRYVAICNPLLYNAAMSPKVCSSLMLASYLMAFSGAMAHTGYMLRLTFCDANTINHYFCDVHPLFKLSCTSTYVNELVVFIVVGINITVPSFTIFVSYGLILTNVLQIRSTEGRSKALSTCSSHIIAISLFFGSCAFMYLKPSSAGSMDEEKVSSVFYTNVVAMMNPLIYSLRNKDVKTALRKTLSRR, encoded by the coding sequence ATGGCTCCTGGAAATTACTCTTTTGTGACTGAATTTATTCTGTTGGGATTAACAGACCTACCAGATCTCCAATTCCCTCTATTCTTACTGTTTCTAGGAATGTATATGGTCACTGTATTGGGAAATTTTGGATTGATAATCCTAATTGTACTGAATTCACAcctgcacacccccatgtactttttcctttttaacttgtCCTTCATAGATCTCTGTTATTCTTCTGTGTTTACACCCAAAATGCTGATTAACTTCATATCAAAGAAGAATATTATCTCTTACATGGGGTGCATGACTCAGCTCtacttcttctgtttttttgtcatttctgaaATCTATGTGCTGATTTCAATGGcatatgaccgctatgtggccatctgtaaccCACTCTTGTATAATGCTGCCATGTCCCCTAAAGTGTGTTCCAGCCTTATGCTTGCTTCCTACTTGATGGCCTTTTCTGGTGCCATGGCTCACACTGGATACATGCTGAGACTGACCTTCTGTGATGCAAACACTATCAACCATTATTTCTGTGATGTCCACCCTTTGTTCAAGCTCTCCTGCACAAGTACCTATGTCAATGAGCTTGTAGTTTTCATTGTGGTGGGCATCAACATCACTGTGCCCAGTTTCACAATCTTTGTCTCTTATGGTCTCATCCTCACCAACGTCCTCCAAATCAGGTCCACAGAGGGCAGGTCCAAAGCCCTAAGCACCTGCAGTTCCCACATCATTgctatttctctgttctttggaTCATGTGCATTTATGTATCTCAAACCATCTTCTGCTGGGTCTATGGATGAGGAAAAAGTCTCTTCTGTCTTTTATACCAATGTGGTTGCCATGATGAACCCCTTGATCTATAGCTTGAGAAATAAAGATGTGAAAACTGCTCTGAGAAAAACTCTGAGTAGGAGATAA